In Glycine max cultivar Williams 82 chromosome 4, Glycine_max_v4.0, whole genome shotgun sequence, the genomic stretch ATCTTATCTCTTTGCATTATACACCTTTTGTTTTGTCATATAACCCCccttttcattttctcattCATCCCTCCCTAACAAAACTTTATTGTGGCAGAAAATTGttcatttgtttttaaatttatgattagaaCTAATTTGATATTGTTGAAGTATGGAGAGAGTTTCTGTGGGGAGCTGTTGCGGGTGCATTTGGGGAAGGAATGATGCATCCAGTGGATACTGTTAAAACTCGATTACAAAGTCAAGCTATTCTAAATGGAATTCAGGTATAATGGCAGCCTATAGATAAATTAGAAAGTACTGTTGACGTATGCAcacatatttaaaaagttacatGAAAGCTTCTGTTCATGTATGGCTCCATCATCTAAAGTTTTTCTCCTTCTCTGGAAACATCATTCATCCGTTAGAACCAGAAAAACATATTGCAGATGGTGCGATATGTGTGGCAGGTTGATGGATTAAAAGGTATGCTATTTtgatcatttaatatttttgtcccTGCTAAGGTTTTTTTAATGGTTTCTAATCATGAAATTTCCTCATGTTAAATGACATTTCATGCatgtttaagttaattttttttttctttcagaaaTTCATATAATCAAAACTTTTAAGAGAGTGCTTTTGGCTTGAAAGCCTATTTTGACTGCAAAATGATCATAGTCAAGCATGCATTTAGATAGATGAGTGGTAACTTcagcatttattttttctctatttaaactTATTCATGATCTATGTAACATGACCTtgcctagtgggataaggctttgttgttgttgtaaacTTATTAACGAATTTTGTAACATACACTTTAGACTATAAACTTGGAGATTTGTCCCTTgtgattgatttaaaattttgtaggcTTTTACAGGGGTGTAACACCTGGTATTATTGGATCTCTTGCTACTGGCGCAACATATTTTGGTGTCATAGAGTCCACAAAAAAGTGGATTGAGGATTCACATCCTAGCCTTAGGGGCCACTGGGCACATTTCATTGCTGGAGCTGTTGGTAAGCTGATTTGAACCATCTAATAGTAAATTAGTAATACTTTTGTATCTTCTGATCATCTgattttgaaaagttaaaacatTTTGTCTCTCACATTCTATTGTtgtatttgtattattatttcctCAGTAAGTTACAAGATGCCTAAGTATTCCGTTTTGGACATCAATAATTGTTATTGCACATTCCTCATAATTACACAGGTAGCATTTGGCATAGCTTTTTTTggcttttcttctctttaaaaGTAGAAGCTGCCCCAATTCACTTCTATGGAAGCTCATTTTTGTCTTTTCCTTTGTTAAAAAGTTACTTTTAGTTTTTAGAGCTTACTGGAATTGTGTTTGgccaagtttttcttttttaagaagAGAAGTTCAGAATAAGTTAGGTGCACTACCATAATTCTGTTCCTGCTCTACTATAATTTCTGTTCTTGCTAAATTTGAAGGTTTTGTGAGCATGACATCTAGAACCATTTGAGTGTCAAACAAAGGGCTCAAAAAGTAccttatttttctctctattttcaGGTGATACTCTAGGTTCTTTTGTGTATGTTCCATGTGAAGTGATGAAGCAACGCATGCAGATTCAAGGCACAATTGCATCTTGGAGTTCCGTTGTAGTGAATGATGGCATCGCAATCAAGCCTGGCACACAAATATATGGTTATTATACAGGGATGTTACATGCAGGCTGTTCAATATGGAAAGCACAGGGCTTAAAGGGTTTATATGCAGGGTACACACTAGAAATATGATCTTGTATCTTTTAATCCACAAATAAGAGAAGCCCTTTTTCTCATTATATTATCCTAGGCACCAATAGGGCATCCTTTTCATGATTTATTTCTCCTTTTTTGTATATGGCAATAAGTGTCATAAGGAAGTTTGAATTTTTGAACAGCAAGCTGTGAAATGAGTTTGCATCCATTTGTAATGGGCCAATTACTAAATTAATTCTaaacatatttcttttttaggtCCCATAATTTCATGCACGATTTTAATTCCTTATATTTCTTGTTTCTGCAGATATTTGTCTACATTGGCAAGGGATGTTCCATTTGCTGGCCTAATGGTATTATATGTAACCCACATGATTTTACTACTTCCACTCTTCTATAatctgttatatatattttttgttttttgtttaagtATATTATACTATTTTGTTGAGTTCCTATTCATTTTTATGAAAAGTCCTTTGTCTTATGCGACCAAGTTATCTTCTGTTTTGTACTGCTAGCTAAACTTTGAAATAGGCTAtggaaataataaatttcaagtaaggaatatttttattattggacATAGAGGTTTGAAAGCATGGACACATTTTGTATATTCTGACATCAAGTATTGTCTTCATAGAGCTGATCCGGAAAGGTGGTCTGCTGTTCTTATCCATATTGAAACCCTTTTTTTGTTGATGCTCTTTCCTTTTTTGGGTCTGATTTATTACTTCATCTGCCACACCTGGTATTTGTTTCAGCAATAAATagataattatgttattttaaatcTCAAAGACATTGTACTTGAAAAACCAGAGAGATCTTTTCTAGCAATTGTTCTGaactaaaaaaacacatttttcttcCTGTTTTTACTtggaatataaaagaaataataaaagagcgctttcatgaaatttgtttgaaatgatataagatttaaattcatatggtctttgatatatcattatttttaaagtctTCTGCTTGTGATAGTATTAGTGAACCATTTCATTTCAAATGAATATTGTTCAATTCTATAATGGAAGTGTTATCCAAAAACACTACATAGTGCATATAGTCTCCCAGATTTATAATATTGTGCTTTTAGATATTTGTTTATCTCTTAAATGGGTTAAAGGAACTGCTGCATTTTTACTGTCTATTGGAGTGAACACACGTAATTATAGATGGGTGTGTTAGTGATCACCTTGGCCTTGATTTCTGAAAAATAAGGTCATAGCTCCTAACCATTATTATCTCTTTTCGTGCATTTGAATACTGTTTATATGctattgttgttttctttctataGGTTGTGTTCTATGAAGCTTTGAAAGATGCTAAAGATTATGTAGAGCAAAGATGGATATCTAGCCCAAATTGGCATGTTAATAATTCAGTTGAGGGCCTGGTTTTAGGAGGATTAGCTGGTGGTATGTCCAGTGCTCTGCCTTAAATGATAAGTGCTGCAGTGTTCTTTGTCTTCCATAAAACTCAGTATTGTTCACTATAATTGAACAGGTCTCAGTGCATATCTCACCACTCCTTTGGATGTTGTTAAAACTAGACTGCAAGTGCAGGGTTCAACTTTGAGGTATCAATTCCTTTAGTAAATATTCTAACTGGTTATGGCATGCACAATGTGTTCCTGCAACCGGGATActggatattttttattgatagtcTGTGAACTTATCGGCTTGGAGTTTGATTTTCTAGTATAGTGGGCATCTACAGAATAACTTGTGATATACCTAgtctcaatttttcttttcatagtCACAAACAGGGTTATTTTGTGACAGTGGAGTGAGTTGAGTGGTCATGTTTCTGATGAACTTGGACTAAGCTAAATTGATGGTAATTTTCTGTCTAACATTTTCTTAGGTATAATGGCTGGTTAGATGCAATTCACAATATATGGGCTACAGAAGGCATGAAGGGGATGTTTAGAGGTAGCGTCCCCAGGATTACATGGTACATTCCAGCTTCAGCGCTTACATTCATGGCTGTGGAATTTCTCAGAGATCATTTTTATGAAAGAGTGCCCAATGATAATTTGGAAGATGTTGGTAGATTATCAGTAGACCATAAATCTGCAGGAGGTTTAAAAGTTTCTCATTAAAGCACACATTACTTCCCATCCAGATTTTTACGAAGATGGGGAGGTTGCATCATATCAAAATTTTTGGCCATGCTCGATTTAGTTAGATAGTTAGATCCCCATTGTTGTGAACATATGCTAATGCATagaaatctttcaaaaaaatgtaattgtAAACTTGTTCAAAATTTGTCTTGGCCAATTTCTGATCATTCAGTTTGGCTCATCTCTATCAGACCAGTAAGGAGCCACTGATAAAAACTTGAGTCGATAAGTGATGGTATTTGGACAGATTTACTTTTACAACTCTGTCTGTCTTTCCGTATTCCTGTGCTAGCAATTTTGTTCCTTAAGATGGTCCTTTGTTGCCAGGTTTTATACTTTGTTTGGATTTGTGTTAAGTGACATAACCTAAGATGGTCCCTTGTTGCCAggttttaaatagaaaattgtttttttttaaataaaaataatttagacaaacattaaaaaaacaaaattacttattttgttaaaagaagtacttttatcaacaaataagtttaaacaaacttatcatttttcactgttgcataaaaatataagcatgaaaatctcacAAAATTTGACTTAATAAACGAGTACCAATATATCACATTTTATTGTGTATATAGAGAAGTTGGCCTTACTAACCTAGTAACCTCAATTTCTTGCCtcaatttttttcaatgttAAGAAGTAAGGACCTTTAACaacccattttattttttaatttcttcttattACTAAtcctttaattaatttctaaatttcattagtattttaattatgtagtcatttttatatgaaaaaattcgAATGTGGTAAAAAATAAACTCAGTTGTTATTTATCTAAagtacaaaaaaggaaaaattaaactttCATAAATTAGATACATAGAAATATAGGAGATATAAGGTGGACTAGATGCTaagagaagaggaaaaagattATGGATTTATCTcttctactaaaaaaaaaattaacatttgtcgatttaaaaaaaatacatagaaataaaaattattggaatttccttgacatttatttttataatgtctTGGTTGTGACATGCCAAATATCTTTTTGGTGACCCCTTTCTGAGGTACATACGAACAAATCCAATTAGTCACTTAGATTCCTTAAAATTTTAAGGAGTTAACAAATAAGAACAAATCCAATTAGTAACTTAGGTTCCTTAAAATTAATTCCATCATCAAGGGTACTCATCTTTCCATTCACTGAAGTGTTTAAGGGTTTAATATGAGGCACACTCGAATTTCTCATATACCAGTGTCTTGCCATATAGACTAGAAGAGTAACCCAATCTCTACCATTTATCTAATATGTCCTCGAGAATCATAATTCCTTTTCTATGGTTGTGATGGTGCCAAGGAGAAACATATTCAGGTCAATATTCAAAGGGATAATAAGCATTTAtcaatttcttctttctttttggtaTAAAGGAGGACAAAGCCCTAAGAAACCTGCCTACACAAACGAGATGATGGTATGGACAACATGTCCTGAATAAGTAAATAGCCACAGAATCTAGGGCCCTGTCCGGTGTGATTCAACCTATAAGCTATGCATGAGCTCTATCTAGAGAGCATCAGCCAGAGTTAGTCTCTCTGTAAATATGTCTAATCTGTACAGAACCATGTGAATGGCCAAAGTTCTTATCCTGTTCACAATTCTGCCACTAACACTGTAGCAGAAACAAAATTCCTCATGAAACAGCCAGACCAAGTGCCATAGGAATCTCTGAACAAGCCGCCTTTCCGCCATTCTCATGCATAGACCCATCGACATTACACTTTTAAAAGCACCCTTTAAAGCATATAGTCATATGGATGAGAagatagataatatatatacagaattattaacaatttataaaaCAACAAATGTCCCAATTCACAAATTACATTTATATTTCAGCTTCAAGTTTATGGTTAAGCAAATAAGTTTTATTCATTCCAACGAGAGATGATTTCCAAAATTCATGACTATCAGAAATGTAAAAATTCCAACCCCACCATACGCccccttaagaaaaaaaaaataaatacaatcttAAATATCAATCACTACTTATTTAAGTGAACGACACTGGCAATATAAGTACCACAAAAGTCTACACAATTCTCCACCTAATTTTCTCAACCCTTGCACTCCAATATAGTAGTACCATTTAAAAATTCGCCTAAAAAGTACAATGTACTTTTGGAACAGTGAACTTTTTTCAACAATATTTTATGAGTTAACTTGAaggatagaaaaataaataattaatgctaaATTGTTTTGTCGGGTCATATTAAGTGACACGATTCACCAATTCCCAGTTTTTGGGTTAAATTAACCCCTCATGGACAAGTGCGGAAGAAAGAGCAAGtgggaaaaaaaacaagaaccCAAAATATGCAAATGCACATTCTATTCTTCCATTGATATATTCATAGGCCATGTGCAAACTCCTGGTCAGAATGAGTTCAGAAACTGTACAAGCAAGCTAACTATAGTAGTATACCAATGCCTGATGATATTTTAACTAAGTTCAGAAACTGAACAAACAAGCTAGCTACGATTTCTGACTGTAGCAGTATACCAAATCCTGATGATATTTTAACTGAGTTCAGAAACTGAACATACAAGCtaactataattttttactaCACCAGTATACCAATACCATGATGATGTTTTAATTGAATTCGTTAAGTCTCTTCAGAATTTGAGGTTGCCCACTACACTATATGCAAGGTCTCACAAATCATGTGCTGGTTTTCTGCAGCAAATTTTCATTTAGACATTTTGGTAAATTCTTCAAAGCCTGGAGGAACGTCCAGTTTGTTATAATCCTCCATCAAAGAGGCACTCTTAGGTTTACAATTTCGAACGACATCAGCTCTCTCCACCACATCCTTTCCTCCAATCATATCGATGTCCATATCAACTGGCTCCATGTCAGGCACTCTTTCAATAGctttatcaattttcttttgGCGAAACATTCCCCACAGGAAATGTCCAGCATTTACTGCAGCTATAGCACCTGTGCAAACTAGTTGATGTCATCTTCGCCAAGACAAAATGCAATAATAAATGCTGATTGAGCCATGCAGGCAAATACGACAAGCAAATTCAGCAAACCacaattttcaaaagaaaattttaatattttgaaccTGCTCTCTCTAATCTGAATTTTGGTATCAAATATTCATGGAAATGAATTGTAGATTAGGGTGTTAAGGAAGTGGCAGAGCAGAGCTAATGCAAAAAACAGTTTACGTACCCTTTGAGTCCATGTCAAGTTGATTTGAGGTAAATACCAGCAACTCTACTCCATTAATATAACTTCTCAGCATTGATTTCTCagcattcaaaaacttcaatatgCTATCCAGGTTCTTTCTGGACCTACATTCAATTCAGAACATGTAGTATTAGTAGCATAAACAACAAATACTGCCCTGGCcggcacaaaaaaaaaatggatcatCAAAATAAGAAGTAAAAGCTGACCTCTCAGTAAGTTCTGATGGAAAGAAATACAATGCAATATCCTGAAGCCTAGGAGAATTATCCTGGAATATGTCAGTCAAGGCATTCAACACAGGAAGTGACTCCAGTTGAAGGACTGATGGCATTTCTGTTGAAAATTTGTATGCTTTCTTGTTAACAATGCATGGTGGTTGGGCCTCAAGCCCATCATAAAATTCACTAGATACAGCAGTCTGAAGAATTTGGAATTGACCCCTAGAAAATGGTCaacatgttagatttcaaattaataaaactgTACCCTTCACCCAACTAAATGCAAAGCATAATCATTTGCAAGTGTCATATAATACTTGCAATACATTCCTCAAATGATTGGCACTTGCACCATTGCACGTGGTACCCATAACAACCTCTATTTTCAGATAATGCTTTGGCAATCAAAGATTGGATTCAAtagaccaaaaaataaaagaaataaggatCTAGCCTATGATCTATTACAATGAGTTGTTTTTGGGCAGCCAGAAAGATCCAATTTGATAATAACAAATTCAGCTTCAAGAAAGGGAAGAGGTAGTAAGTAAATGTTCAATAATTTAGCAGCAGCCAAGAGGACAGTGATCTGCATAAGTGCGCCATGGAGTCGAAGGGATTTGTTAGGATAATGTCTGGACAACTATCATCACCCCACACAAGAACCACGCTTTTATAATTATAAGCAGCAATAGGTTGATttgtaataataacaacaattaaaaaatagccTCATCACTAGGTGAGATTAGTTACATGGATTGCACAATGCCATTTGCTCAGTTAAAAACCAAGTTTTTAAGGATATTATTCATCATGAGATCCCTTTTAATAATTTCCTAAATGTCCTTGGTCCCTTTCTATCTCTTGTCACAAGGTTAAAAATCATGCAATATCCTCTCCTCATTGGTGTCTGCAGTAACCTTCTATGCAAGTGTCTAAATCACCTGAATAGATTTTcaatcatctctctctcaataaCTAATATCTCGTGTGTCATTTTTAGGCATGGCAACAGGTCAAAAGCATTTagaattgttacaaaattataatgtgTGATTATTCCTATAGGGACCTAATGACATTAAACCTAATTCTATAGGTCCCAATACTTTGAGTTTTCATACAAATTCCTATGGTTTAACAATTGTTAATAGAATGTCATTTACACGGaggaacttaaaaaatattagaagtcTAGGGACTTGATCACAAACTttacaagctcaccaccatttatttagtaaaaataagaaTCCAAGTTTTGCAATTGTGATGGcttgtaattatatttataccCCAAGATGCCAGTATTTGTCACAAGGAATTGATATTAGCCACTATAAAGGGAGGGAGCAAAATTTTTTTCCCCAAACATAAATATTCAAAGTTAGAGAAGAGATCACAAAAATACACTGCGCATATGTAAATGTATATAGTTTTTATGCACCCATTGACAGTCATTTCTGATATTGCTCGAAAGATGTCATTGTAATTAGTAAATAGTAAACTataaaattgaaaggaaatttGAGACTTTAATTCTCGCTAGTTACTACAGATTGGATTTTAATATGCAAATGACAGGAAGAGCAATTTAAGGAAAAAAGTTATCAGTGACAAGGGAAGAGGGGTACATACCTCCAAGCAGGAAATGAAGAgggtaaaaatttacaatgaaggTTTAAGTTTTCCTGAACACTCCGAAGATCACTTTTTTCAATATTAGATTTGTTACATTCAGCATCAGCACGGCGGATATCACCTAAAGAAGAGAGagcaaaaataaaaggaataaaataagAGATGATAGGTTCAAAACCCACACAAGTGACTAATATCATGATACATACTAATATACATGCCCGCATTTGCACACAGAGACTTGAGTAAATGCAACTAACAATAGAAAAAAGCATCTGACATAATACAAAGAATTAAATCAATACCAGAAAAGTATCCTACCTGAATCGACAATAGGGGAAGATTTTCCTGCTGATAAAGCTTCAAATGGTGCCCCTTTTGTAGGATTTTCTTTCTGAGCATCATGGGTTTGAACTTTTTTACCAGGTATCACTCCATCCAAGGGTAGCTGATTTTCTCCTATACACTCCTTTGGCGGTCCTACAAGATCCATAGTCTCATAAGAAGAAATCACAAACATACCTCATGGTAAACTTGCACAGCAAAGAATTAAATCATAACAAGAAAAGTATCCTACCTGAACCAACAATATGGGAAGATTTTCCTGCTGATAAAGCTTCAAAAGGCCCTTTTGTAGGATTTTCTTTCTGAGCATCACCGGTTTGGACTTTTTTACCAGGTATCACTCCACTCAAGGGTAGCTGATTTTCTCCTATACACTCCTTTGGCGGTCCTACAAGATCCATAGTCTCATAAGAAGAAATCACAAACATACCTCATGGTAAACTTGCACAGCAAAGAATTAAATCATAACAAGAAAAGTATCCTACCTGAACCAACAATATGGGAAGATTTTCCTGCTGATAAAGCTTCAAAAGGCCCTTTTGTAGGATTTTCTTTCTGAGCATCACCGGTTTGGACTTTTTTACCAGGTATCACTCCACTCAAGGGTAGCTGATTTTCTCCTATACACTCCTTTGGCGGTCCTACAAGATCCATAGTCTCATAAGAAGAAATCACAAACATACCTCATGGTAAACTTGCACAGCAAAGAATTAAATCATAACAAGAAAAGTATCCTACCTGAACCGACAATATGGGAGGATTTTCCTGCTGATAAAGCTTCAAAAGGCCCTTTAGTAGGATTTTCTTTCTGAGCATCACCGGTTTGGACTTTTTTACCAGGTATCACTCCACCCAAGGGTAGCTGATTTTCTCCTATACACTCCTTTGGCGGTCCTACAAGATCCATACTCATAAAAAGAAATCACAAACATACCTCATGGTAAACTTGCACAGCAAAGGCTTTAAACATTCTTTCTAAACCAGTCACACTGTGGTTCTACACAGTCTGTCAGTGGATGAAAATTAAATCTAGCTCActaaatgtataataaaattttcagaaaaatccAGTCAAGTTATTAACTTCAAGAAACTGAATCCGAGCAGTGACTCTAAGAAACTGACTTAACAGGTATCAGGAAGCACAATATTTTAATTCcactaaatcaaattaaaacccAGGCAAGTTCAGCCTCCACTTAAAATTTTGTGCTTTTAAGAATAAGAACATGTAACATAAATGTTAAGAGGAATTCGTGTTCTTTCTGAAAGAACAGAAAAATAGGGATGGCAATAAAGAaggagagaaactctcaccttTTGATAATGAGCAAGAAGCATGTTGATTAGTCATTGACTTCTTGTGTACTTCATCATTTCTTGAAAGCTTCCCAAGTACTTTAGGAGGTGATATGCAAGGATATGGTTTTGGAGTCTGTGAGGGAATctttgaaacaacatttttggaCCCAACAGAAGTTTTCCGGGTTGTTGCCAAGGGAAAATTGCCAGAATAAAGTCTAAGGACTTCATCCTCGGGAAGGAACTTCACTTTCCCTGTTTTGACAGGCTGTCGCATTTTAGAAGCCCTCAAGCCAATACCCTGATTCACTTCATGTGGTGAAGTCGAAACATCCTTGGATTTGCAAGGCTCACAAATCCAGTCTATAGGAACTATTAAGGTATTAAATCGCATGCAGTAACTGAAATGGGGTGGAAATAACATTGATTCAGAAACAAGGTTCTAATGCTGCACTTATACTACAAAGGCAAATATTGAAACCATAGGTTAAAAGTCAAAAGCAATAATTTGTCAAGTCATAGAAAATGTGTAAAATTATGTGGccaaattaaattgtaaatgttaagtttttttaatctttctttgatattactaattattcaaatagtatttttGAGGTTTTTCAAGTTCTCAAGCTTCCTGACAAAAGTATGCAAATTCAAATAGATAGCAGATACATGTACCACTGgtctattttttaagtattaataAGCTTTCTTAAAGGCAACAAAATGAGAAAGTAATTAGCTAGAAAAATCAAAGACATAGAAAGAAGGAATATAAGTAGAAAAAAGGGAATGGTGAATGGAAGATCATTACGAATGTTCACAGTTTATGTTGCATTTAGAACAAGTAACAATTGTTTCATCAAATCCACTAGCACCACATATATCACAAACTCCAGCCTGCAAGGAATAACaaacacataaataaatatctacTACAAAGAACAgcgaaattaaaaaaacaatgtttttaataaaaaaatctagaaaCCGCCCATTTTCATGTGGAATAAATAAGTAAAGCGTCTTGCAAACAAGTTAAATCAATGAAGGGAAAATATGCCTTGTACATTTCAGTTTCAGAAGAAGTTTACATTCTAAGATGCAAAACATAAGATAAACCTGTAAAATCAAATGTCAAACTTCAACAAAGacaaggggaaaaaaaaattatttaaccatCTCACAATAACAAAACCAGATATTTCCTCAAGAAAAGCATGCCATTGATTTGATTAACCTCAAGAAAAGTCTTACGCTGAAAAAATAAGTGACTTGCAGAGATGTATGGTAATGCAAATGCTAATTGGGTTAGCTCTGCTTGAGGTAGACATTCTATCTGAAGACACTGAATCCTCTTTGGAGGAAACTTGATATCCAAGAAAAGTAAGAAGAAAATTGTAATTCTCAAGTGAAGCAGGAAAGCTAAACATGAATGGAATCACAATTCACATTTCACaatattagaatatattttattctcctATTTATTACTTGATAGCAATTAGGGATTTGGTCTTATTactcattattaaattgattt encodes the following:
- the LOC100790921 gene encoding S-adenosylmethionine mitochondrial carrier protein, which codes for MAVQSSTSSESQASENVMHRHFFLWREFLWGAVAGAFGEGMMHPVDTVKTRLQSQAILNGIQNQKNILQMVRYVWQVDGLKGFYRGVTPGIIGSLATGATYFGVIESTKKWIEDSHPSLRGHWAHFIAGAVGDTLGSFVYVPCEVMKQRMQIQGTIASWSSVVVNDGIAIKPGTQIYGYYTGMLHAGCSIWKAQGLKGLYAGYLSTLARDVPFAGLMVVFYEALKDAKDYVEQRWISSPNWHVNNSVEGLVLGGLAGGLSAYLTTPLDVVKTRLQVQGSTLRYNGWLDAIHNIWATEGMKGMFRGSVPRITWYIPASALTFMAVEFLRDHFYERVPNDNLEDVGRLSVDHKSAGGLKVSH
- the LOC100796899 gene encoding uncharacterized protein encodes the protein MQPPPKENDKAGVCDICGASGFDETIVTCSKCNINCEHSYCMRFNTLIVPIDWICEPCKSKDVSTSPHEVNQGIGLRASKMRQPVKTGKVKFLPEDEVLRLYSGNFPLATTRKTSVGSKNVVSKIPSQTPKPYPCISPPKVLGKLSRNDEVHKKSMTNQHASCSLSKGPPKECIGENQLPLGGVIPGKKVQTGDAQKENPTKGPFEALSAGKSSHIVGSGPPKECIGENQLPLSGVIPGKKVQTGDAQKENPTKGPFEALSAGKSSHIVGSGPPKECIGENQLPLSGVIPGKKVQTGDAQKENPTKGPFEALSAGKSSHIVGSGPPKECIGENQLPLDGVIPGKKVQTHDAQKENPTKGAPFEALSAGKSSPIVDSGDIRRADAECNKSNIEKSDLRSVQENLNLHCKFLPSSFPAWRGQFQILQTAVSSEFYDGLEAQPPCIVNKKAYKFSTEMPSVLQLESLPVLNALTDIFQDNSPRLQDIALYFFPSELTERSRKNLDSILKFLNAEKSMLRSYINGVELLVFTSNQLDMDSKGAIAAVNAGHFLWGMFRQKKIDKAIERVPDMEPVDMDIDMIGGKDVVERADVVRNCKPKSASLMEDYNKLDVPPGFEEFTKMSK